From the genome of Edaphobacter dinghuensis, one region includes:
- a CDS encoding nuclear transport factor 2 family protein gives MAPKPVFTHTEPNLLPILEELRRREPIFHTPEFGTTNADFERMMAPGYWEVGASGRRYSRDFILKWMSEATPIDAASAGWQSSDHALRRLGPDTYLLTYTLRQAERLTRRSTIWQSTAEGWRILYHQGTIVTAEEDDLPPTS, from the coding sequence ATGGCCCCCAAGCCCGTCTTCACCCACACCGAACCCAACCTGCTCCCCATCCTCGAAGAACTACGCCGCCGGGAGCCCATCTTCCACACCCCTGAATTCGGCACGACCAACGCCGACTTCGAACGCATGATGGCACCCGGCTACTGGGAGGTAGGAGCCTCAGGCCGCCGTTACAGCCGCGACTTCATCCTCAAATGGATGTCTGAGGCCACGCCCATCGACGCCGCCTCCGCAGGCTGGCAAAGCTCCGACCACGCCCTCCGCCGTCTCGGCCCGGACACCTATCTCCTCACCTACACTCTCCGCCAGGCCGAACGCCTCACCCGCCGCTCCACCATCTGGCAGAGCACAGCCGAGGGCTGGCGCATCCTCTACCATCAGGGCACAATCGTCACCGCCGAAGAGGACGATCTTCCCCCCACCTCATAA